From the Gouania willdenowi chromosome 19, fGouWil2.1, whole genome shotgun sequence genome, one window contains:
- the myocd gene encoding myocardin isoform X2, translating to MTLLGSEHSTLIRSKFRSVLQFRLQQRRTREQLVNHSIMPLNHGKFQKQEDSYAFEEDSSSESLSPEQQLSDEAGPSSEALASSSSSPALTSPPQGGVSRELPDHSSEDGLTSNSRASHPIAVPAIIKSKSSEKNRHKKAKDVKPKVKKLKYHQYIPPDQKAEKSPPPMDSAYARLLQQQQLFLQLQILSQQKHTQHTQSSAQPAFSYHPHPHPQPSAQHKGAAETLSACSSSCPSSNSSSPVKNSFSNQSNISPVKPGPLPANLDDLKVSELRQHLRIRGMPVSGTKTALIERLRPFKDTNAGSSPSSCSDITTVTFPVTPTGSLSCYQSPSSSSALSHGGYYPYPSTSSTPPISPASSELSLSGSLPDSFSDVNMSSPTQFTLQPSPSPAQLCLNGDGPDAEKDKMLVEKQKVIEELTWKLHQEQRQVEELRMQLHKRKRCYGASQDPGPALSHPSVDPGPSLSHPSVLHQQTSSAMMGQRFFGVTIKQEPLSFPPNCPLSSPKQLKSPPDSCMEDMGHCTMGGPSGAHSMETGSVSGSPPTMSAFLSPQCSPQDSPRGKPSCSPQPTSPNSPYLLPLPLGRDGCSHPNNQGNNRAHSSSSGMQVQHKGPHGSCSYDQRSLQGVFSSSDSKPENHNIHPKMSVVQVSAPHVDQKCQGSPPAFSSSHLNQPPCYEDAIKQQLTRSQQMDELLDVLIESGERPANGAAQRESSSLTNHLTVSSGCPGLLVPRFQRHYEQLSPPQLAYDQSANHGAESHLENLLSSAPIGRNVEDAVQEIERNREEESYSSSHVQPTRLPQPPHQDKLLTHRDLIDTPLSPLSGKAPFALPEVQGMVSMAFSDAAWETMEWLDLTPPTSAPGFSVALPTVPSIFNTEFLDVTDMNLNSTMDLHLDHW from the exons tCCTACAGTTCAGACTACAGCAGAGGAGGACGCGAGAGCAGCTGGTAAACCACAGCATCATGCCTC TAAACCATGGAAAGTTCCAGAAGCAGGAGGACTCGTATGCCTTTGAGGAAGACAGCAGCAGTGAGAGTTTGTctccagagcagcagctcagtgaCGAGGCTGGACCTTCATCAGAGGCTTTGGCCTCGTCTTCCTCTTCACCTGCTCTCACCAGCCCCCCACAG GGAGGTGtgagcagagagcttcctgatCACAGCTCAGAGGACGGTTTGACCTCTAACAGCCGTGCCTCTCATCCAATAGCAGTGCCTGCCATCATCAAA TCCAAGAGTTCTGAGAAGAACAGACACAAGAAAGCCAAAGATGTGAAGCCCAAAGTGAAGAAGCTGAAGTACCACCAGTACATTCCTCCAGATCAGAAGGCAGAGAAGTCtcctccacccatggactcagCGTACGCCCGTCtgctccagcagcagcagctcttccTGCAGCTGCAGATCCTCAGCCAGCAGAAACACACCCAGCACACGCAGAGTTCAGCTCAGCCTGCGTTCAGCtaccatcctcatcctcatcctcagccATCAGCTCAGCACAA aggaGCTGCTGAGACGTTATCAGCCTGTTCCTCCAGTTGTCCATCCAGTAACTCATCGTCTCCCGTCAAAAACTCTTTTTCGAACCAAAGCAACATATCTCCAGTCAAACCTGGGCCCCTGCCTGCTAACCTAGATGATCTGAAG GTCTCTGAGCTCAGGCAACATCTCCGTATCCGTGGAATGCCAGTGTCTGGGACTAAAACTGCTCTAATTGAGAGACTACGTCCATTCAAGGACACCAACGCTGGCTCCTCCCCTTCCAGCTGCTCTGACATCACTACTGTGACCTTCCCCGTCACCCCCACTGGGTCCCTGTCCTGCTACCAGTCTCCATCCTCCTCCAGTGCCCTGTCCCATGGGGGGTACTACCCCTACCCCAGCACCTCCTCCACTCCACCCATCTCTCCAGCCTCCTCTGAGCTGTCCCTCAGTGGCTCACTCCCAGACAGCTTCAGTGACGTCAACATGTCCTCACCAACGCAGTTCACTCTCCAACCCTCCCCCTCCCCCGCCCAGCTCTGCCTCAACGGGGATGGACCAGACGCTGAGAAGGACAAGATGCTGGTGGAGAAACAGAAGGTGATTGAGGAGCTGACATGGAAGCTTCACCAGGAACAGAGACAG GTTGAAGAGCTGAGGATGCAGCTTCATAAACGGAAACGCTGTTACGGAGCGTCTCAGGACCCTGGCCCCGCCCTGTCCCACCCCTCAGTGGACCCTGGCCCCTCCCTGTCCCACCCCTCAGTGCTCCATCAGCAGACATCTTCAGCCATGATGGGACAGCGTTTCTTTGGGGTAACCATCAAACAGGAGCCGCTATCGTTCCCCCCTAACTGCCCCCTGTCCTCACCCAAGCAGCTGAAAAGCCCCCCTGACAGCTGCATGGAGGATATGGGACATTGCACTATGGGGGGTCCCAGTGGAGCCCACAGTATGGAAACCGGGTCAGTGTCTGGGAGCCCCCCCACCATGTCTGCCTTCCTCAGCCCACAGTGTTCCCCACAGGACTCACCCAGAGGAAAACCCTCATGTAGCCCCCAGCCCACCTCTCCTAACAGCCCCTACCTGCTCCCCCTACCCCTGGGCAGAGACGGATGCAGTCACCCCAACAACCAGGGGAACAACCgtgcacacagcagcagcagcggcatGCAA GTGCAGCACAAAGGTCCACATGGTTCCTGTTCCTACGACCAACGGAGCCTTCAGGGCGTGTTCTCCAGCTCTGACTCTAAACCTGAGAACCACAACATCCATCCAAAG ATGTCAGTAGTACAAGTGTCTGCGCCACATGTTGACCAAAAGTGCCAGGGCTCTCCCCCTGCCTTCAGTAGCTCACATTTAAACCAGCCCCCATGCTATGAGGATGCAATCAAGCAG CAGCTGACACGCAGTCAACAGATGGATGAACTCTTGGACGTGCTCATAGAAAGTGGAG AGCGACCAGCTAACGGCGCAGCGCAGAGGGAAAGCTCCTCCCTAACCAATCATCTTACTGTGTCCTCAGGGTGTCCAGGCCTCCTCGTCCCACGGTTTCAGCGCCACTACGAGCAGCTCAGCCCCCCCCAGCTGGCCTACGACCAGTCAGCCAATCACGGCGCTGAAAGCCATTTGGAGAACCTGCTCAGCAGCGCCCCCATTGGTCGGAACGTTGAGGATGCTgtgcaggaaatagaaaggaaCAGAGAGGAGGAGAGCTACAGCAGCAGCCACGTCCAACCCACCCGCCTCcctcagcccccccaccaggACAAGCTGCTGACCCACAGGGACCTGATAGACACGCCCCTCTCACCGCTCAGTGGGAAGGCTCCGTTTGCTCTGCCGGAGGTTCAGGGCATGGTTAGCATGGCCTTCAGTGACGCAGCCTGGGAGACCATGGAGTGGTTGGACCTGACTCCGCCCACTTCTGCCCCGGGCTTCAGCGTGGCCCTGCCCACTGTGCCCAGCATCTTTAACACTGAGTTTTTGGATGTGACGGACATGAACCTGAACTCTACCATGGACCTGCATCTGGACCACTGGTAA
- the myocd gene encoding myocardin isoform X3 — protein sequence MTLLGSEHSTLIRSKFRSVLQFRLQQRRTREQLVNHSIMPLNHGKFQKQEDSYAFEEDSSSESLSPEQQLSDEAGPSSEALASSSSSPALTSPPQGGVSRELPDHSSEDGLTSNSRASHPIAVPAIIKSKSSEKNRHKKAKDVKPKVKKLKYHQYIPPDQKAEKSPPPMDSAYARLLQQQQLFLQLQILSQQKHTQHTQSSAQPAFSYHPHPHPQPSAQHKGAAETLSACSSSCPSSNSSSPVKNSFSNQSNISPVKPGPLPANLDDLKVSELRQHLRIRGMPVSGTKTALIERLRPFKDTNAGSSPSSCSDITTVTFPVTPTGSLSCYQSPSSSSALSHGGYYPYPSTSSTPPISPASSELSLSGSLPDSFSDVNMSSPTQFTLQPSPSPAQLCLNGDGPDAEKDKMLVEKQKVIEELTWKLHQEQRQVEELRMQLHKRKRCYGASQDPGPALSHPSVDPGPSLSHPSVLHQQTSSAMMGQRFFGVTIKQEPLSFPPNCPLSSPKQLKSPPDSCMEDMGHCTMGGPSGAHSMETGSVSGSPPTMSAFLSPQCSPQDSPRGKPSCSPQPTSPNSPYLLPLPLGRDGCSHPNNQGNNRAHSSSSGMQQVQHKGPHGSCSYDQRSLQGVFSSSDSKPENHNIHPKMSVVQVSAPHVDQKCQGSPPAFSSSHLNQPPCYEDAIKQQLTRSQQMDELLDVLIESGGCPGLLVPRFQRHYEQLSPPQLAYDQSANHGAESHLENLLSSAPIGRNVEDAVQEIERNREEESYSSSHVQPTRLPQPPHQDKLLTHRDLIDTPLSPLSGKAPFALPEVQGMVSMAFSDAAWETMEWLDLTPPTSAPGFSVALPTVPSIFNTEFLDVTDMNLNSTMDLHLDHW from the exons tCCTACAGTTCAGACTACAGCAGAGGAGGACGCGAGAGCAGCTGGTAAACCACAGCATCATGCCTC TAAACCATGGAAAGTTCCAGAAGCAGGAGGACTCGTATGCCTTTGAGGAAGACAGCAGCAGTGAGAGTTTGTctccagagcagcagctcagtgaCGAGGCTGGACCTTCATCAGAGGCTTTGGCCTCGTCTTCCTCTTCACCTGCTCTCACCAGCCCCCCACAG GGAGGTGtgagcagagagcttcctgatCACAGCTCAGAGGACGGTTTGACCTCTAACAGCCGTGCCTCTCATCCAATAGCAGTGCCTGCCATCATCAAA TCCAAGAGTTCTGAGAAGAACAGACACAAGAAAGCCAAAGATGTGAAGCCCAAAGTGAAGAAGCTGAAGTACCACCAGTACATTCCTCCAGATCAGAAGGCAGAGAAGTCtcctccacccatggactcagCGTACGCCCGTCtgctccagcagcagcagctcttccTGCAGCTGCAGATCCTCAGCCAGCAGAAACACACCCAGCACACGCAGAGTTCAGCTCAGCCTGCGTTCAGCtaccatcctcatcctcatcctcagccATCAGCTCAGCACAA aggaGCTGCTGAGACGTTATCAGCCTGTTCCTCCAGTTGTCCATCCAGTAACTCATCGTCTCCCGTCAAAAACTCTTTTTCGAACCAAAGCAACATATCTCCAGTCAAACCTGGGCCCCTGCCTGCTAACCTAGATGATCTGAAG GTCTCTGAGCTCAGGCAACATCTCCGTATCCGTGGAATGCCAGTGTCTGGGACTAAAACTGCTCTAATTGAGAGACTACGTCCATTCAAGGACACCAACGCTGGCTCCTCCCCTTCCAGCTGCTCTGACATCACTACTGTGACCTTCCCCGTCACCCCCACTGGGTCCCTGTCCTGCTACCAGTCTCCATCCTCCTCCAGTGCCCTGTCCCATGGGGGGTACTACCCCTACCCCAGCACCTCCTCCACTCCACCCATCTCTCCAGCCTCCTCTGAGCTGTCCCTCAGTGGCTCACTCCCAGACAGCTTCAGTGACGTCAACATGTCCTCACCAACGCAGTTCACTCTCCAACCCTCCCCCTCCCCCGCCCAGCTCTGCCTCAACGGGGATGGACCAGACGCTGAGAAGGACAAGATGCTGGTGGAGAAACAGAAGGTGATTGAGGAGCTGACATGGAAGCTTCACCAGGAACAGAGACAG GTTGAAGAGCTGAGGATGCAGCTTCATAAACGGAAACGCTGTTACGGAGCGTCTCAGGACCCTGGCCCCGCCCTGTCCCACCCCTCAGTGGACCCTGGCCCCTCCCTGTCCCACCCCTCAGTGCTCCATCAGCAGACATCTTCAGCCATGATGGGACAGCGTTTCTTTGGGGTAACCATCAAACAGGAGCCGCTATCGTTCCCCCCTAACTGCCCCCTGTCCTCACCCAAGCAGCTGAAAAGCCCCCCTGACAGCTGCATGGAGGATATGGGACATTGCACTATGGGGGGTCCCAGTGGAGCCCACAGTATGGAAACCGGGTCAGTGTCTGGGAGCCCCCCCACCATGTCTGCCTTCCTCAGCCCACAGTGTTCCCCACAGGACTCACCCAGAGGAAAACCCTCATGTAGCCCCCAGCCCACCTCTCCTAACAGCCCCTACCTGCTCCCCCTACCCCTGGGCAGAGACGGATGCAGTCACCCCAACAACCAGGGGAACAACCgtgcacacagcagcagcagcggcatGCAA CAGGTGCAGCACAAAGGTCCACATGGTTCCTGTTCCTACGACCAACGGAGCCTTCAGGGCGTGTTCTCCAGCTCTGACTCTAAACCTGAGAACCACAACATCCATCCAAAG ATGTCAGTAGTACAAGTGTCTGCGCCACATGTTGACCAAAAGTGCCAGGGCTCTCCCCCTGCCTTCAGTAGCTCACATTTAAACCAGCCCCCATGCTATGAGGATGCAATCAAGCAG CAGCTGACACGCAGTCAACAGATGGATGAACTCTTGGACGTGCTCATAGAAAGTGGAG GGTGTCCAGGCCTCCTCGTCCCACGGTTTCAGCGCCACTACGAGCAGCTCAGCCCCCCCCAGCTGGCCTACGACCAGTCAGCCAATCACGGCGCTGAAAGCCATTTGGAGAACCTGCTCAGCAGCGCCCCCATTGGTCGGAACGTTGAGGATGCTgtgcaggaaatagaaaggaaCAGAGAGGAGGAGAGCTACAGCAGCAGCCACGTCCAACCCACCCGCCTCcctcagcccccccaccaggACAAGCTGCTGACCCACAGGGACCTGATAGACACGCCCCTCTCACCGCTCAGTGGGAAGGCTCCGTTTGCTCTGCCGGAGGTTCAGGGCATGGTTAGCATGGCCTTCAGTGACGCAGCCTGGGAGACCATGGAGTGGTTGGACCTGACTCCGCCCACTTCTGCCCCGGGCTTCAGCGTGGCCCTGCCCACTGTGCCCAGCATCTTTAACACTGAGTTTTTGGATGTGACGGACATGAACCTGAACTCTACCATGGACCTGCATCTGGACCACTGGTAA
- the myocd gene encoding myocardin isoform X4: MTLLGSEHSTLIRSKFRSVLQFRLQQRRTREQLVNHSIMPLNHGKFQKQEDSYAFEEDSSSESLSPEQQLSDEAGPSSEALASSSSSPALTSPPQGGVSRELPDHSSEDGLTSNSRASHPIAVPAIIKSKSSEKNRHKKAKDVKPKVKKLKYHQYIPPDQKAEKSPPPMDSAYARLLQQQQLFLQLQILSQQKHTQHTQSSAQPAFSYHPHPHPQPSAQHKGAAETLSACSSSCPSSNSSSPVKNSFSNQSNISPVKPGPLPANLDDLKVSELRQHLRIRGMPVSGTKTALIERLRPFKDTNAGSSPSSCSDITTVTFPVTPTGSLSCYQSPSSSSALSHGGYYPYPSTSSTPPISPASSELSLSGSLPDSFSDVNMSSPTQFTLQPSPSPAQLCLNGDGPDAEKDKMLVEKQKVIEELTWKLHQEQRQVEELRMQLHKRKRCYGASQDPGPALSHPSVDPGPSLSHPSVLHQQTSSAMMGQRFFGVTIKQEPLSFPPNCPLSSPKQLKSPPDSCMEDMGHCTMGGPSGAHSMETGSVSGSPPTMSAFLSPQCSPQDSPRGKPSCSPQPTSPNSPYLLPLPLGRDGCSHPNNQGNNRAHSSSSGMQQVQHKGPHGSCSYDQRSLQGVFSSSDSKPENHNIHPKQLTRSQQMDELLDVLIESGGCPGLLVPRFQRHYEQLSPPQLAYDQSANHGAESHLENLLSSAPIGRNVEDAVQEIERNREEESYSSSHVQPTRLPQPPHQDKLLTHRDLIDTPLSPLSGKAPFALPEVQGMVSMAFSDAAWETMEWLDLTPPTSAPGFSVALPTVPSIFNTEFLDVTDMNLNSTMDLHLDHW; encoded by the exons tCCTACAGTTCAGACTACAGCAGAGGAGGACGCGAGAGCAGCTGGTAAACCACAGCATCATGCCTC TAAACCATGGAAAGTTCCAGAAGCAGGAGGACTCGTATGCCTTTGAGGAAGACAGCAGCAGTGAGAGTTTGTctccagagcagcagctcagtgaCGAGGCTGGACCTTCATCAGAGGCTTTGGCCTCGTCTTCCTCTTCACCTGCTCTCACCAGCCCCCCACAG GGAGGTGtgagcagagagcttcctgatCACAGCTCAGAGGACGGTTTGACCTCTAACAGCCGTGCCTCTCATCCAATAGCAGTGCCTGCCATCATCAAA TCCAAGAGTTCTGAGAAGAACAGACACAAGAAAGCCAAAGATGTGAAGCCCAAAGTGAAGAAGCTGAAGTACCACCAGTACATTCCTCCAGATCAGAAGGCAGAGAAGTCtcctccacccatggactcagCGTACGCCCGTCtgctccagcagcagcagctcttccTGCAGCTGCAGATCCTCAGCCAGCAGAAACACACCCAGCACACGCAGAGTTCAGCTCAGCCTGCGTTCAGCtaccatcctcatcctcatcctcagccATCAGCTCAGCACAA aggaGCTGCTGAGACGTTATCAGCCTGTTCCTCCAGTTGTCCATCCAGTAACTCATCGTCTCCCGTCAAAAACTCTTTTTCGAACCAAAGCAACATATCTCCAGTCAAACCTGGGCCCCTGCCTGCTAACCTAGATGATCTGAAG GTCTCTGAGCTCAGGCAACATCTCCGTATCCGTGGAATGCCAGTGTCTGGGACTAAAACTGCTCTAATTGAGAGACTACGTCCATTCAAGGACACCAACGCTGGCTCCTCCCCTTCCAGCTGCTCTGACATCACTACTGTGACCTTCCCCGTCACCCCCACTGGGTCCCTGTCCTGCTACCAGTCTCCATCCTCCTCCAGTGCCCTGTCCCATGGGGGGTACTACCCCTACCCCAGCACCTCCTCCACTCCACCCATCTCTCCAGCCTCCTCTGAGCTGTCCCTCAGTGGCTCACTCCCAGACAGCTTCAGTGACGTCAACATGTCCTCACCAACGCAGTTCACTCTCCAACCCTCCCCCTCCCCCGCCCAGCTCTGCCTCAACGGGGATGGACCAGACGCTGAGAAGGACAAGATGCTGGTGGAGAAACAGAAGGTGATTGAGGAGCTGACATGGAAGCTTCACCAGGAACAGAGACAG GTTGAAGAGCTGAGGATGCAGCTTCATAAACGGAAACGCTGTTACGGAGCGTCTCAGGACCCTGGCCCCGCCCTGTCCCACCCCTCAGTGGACCCTGGCCCCTCCCTGTCCCACCCCTCAGTGCTCCATCAGCAGACATCTTCAGCCATGATGGGACAGCGTTTCTTTGGGGTAACCATCAAACAGGAGCCGCTATCGTTCCCCCCTAACTGCCCCCTGTCCTCACCCAAGCAGCTGAAAAGCCCCCCTGACAGCTGCATGGAGGATATGGGACATTGCACTATGGGGGGTCCCAGTGGAGCCCACAGTATGGAAACCGGGTCAGTGTCTGGGAGCCCCCCCACCATGTCTGCCTTCCTCAGCCCACAGTGTTCCCCACAGGACTCACCCAGAGGAAAACCCTCATGTAGCCCCCAGCCCACCTCTCCTAACAGCCCCTACCTGCTCCCCCTACCCCTGGGCAGAGACGGATGCAGTCACCCCAACAACCAGGGGAACAACCgtgcacacagcagcagcagcggcatGCAA CAGGTGCAGCACAAAGGTCCACATGGTTCCTGTTCCTACGACCAACGGAGCCTTCAGGGCGTGTTCTCCAGCTCTGACTCTAAACCTGAGAACCACAACATCCATCCAAAG CAGCTGACACGCAGTCAACAGATGGATGAACTCTTGGACGTGCTCATAGAAAGTGGAG GGTGTCCAGGCCTCCTCGTCCCACGGTTTCAGCGCCACTACGAGCAGCTCAGCCCCCCCCAGCTGGCCTACGACCAGTCAGCCAATCACGGCGCTGAAAGCCATTTGGAGAACCTGCTCAGCAGCGCCCCCATTGGTCGGAACGTTGAGGATGCTgtgcaggaaatagaaaggaaCAGAGAGGAGGAGAGCTACAGCAGCAGCCACGTCCAACCCACCCGCCTCcctcagcccccccaccaggACAAGCTGCTGACCCACAGGGACCTGATAGACACGCCCCTCTCACCGCTCAGTGGGAAGGCTCCGTTTGCTCTGCCGGAGGTTCAGGGCATGGTTAGCATGGCCTTCAGTGACGCAGCCTGGGAGACCATGGAGTGGTTGGACCTGACTCCGCCCACTTCTGCCCCGGGCTTCAGCGTGGCCCTGCCCACTGTGCCCAGCATCTTTAACACTGAGTTTTTGGATGTGACGGACATGAACCTGAACTCTACCATGGACCTGCATCTGGACCACTGGTAA
- the myocd gene encoding myocardin isoform X1 — protein sequence MTLLGSEHSTLIRSKFRSVLQFRLQQRRTREQLVNHSIMPLNHGKFQKQEDSYAFEEDSSSESLSPEQQLSDEAGPSSEALASSSSSPALTSPPQGGVSRELPDHSSEDGLTSNSRASHPIAVPAIIKSKSSEKNRHKKAKDVKPKVKKLKYHQYIPPDQKAEKSPPPMDSAYARLLQQQQLFLQLQILSQQKHTQHTQSSAQPAFSYHPHPHPQPSAQHKGAAETLSACSSSCPSSNSSSPVKNSFSNQSNISPVKPGPLPANLDDLKVSELRQHLRIRGMPVSGTKTALIERLRPFKDTNAGSSPSSCSDITTVTFPVTPTGSLSCYQSPSSSSALSHGGYYPYPSTSSTPPISPASSELSLSGSLPDSFSDVNMSSPTQFTLQPSPSPAQLCLNGDGPDAEKDKMLVEKQKVIEELTWKLHQEQRQVEELRMQLHKRKRCYGASQDPGPALSHPSVDPGPSLSHPSVLHQQTSSAMMGQRFFGVTIKQEPLSFPPNCPLSSPKQLKSPPDSCMEDMGHCTMGGPSGAHSMETGSVSGSPPTMSAFLSPQCSPQDSPRGKPSCSPQPTSPNSPYLLPLPLGRDGCSHPNNQGNNRAHSSSSGMQQVQHKGPHGSCSYDQRSLQGVFSSSDSKPENHNIHPKMSVVQVSAPHVDQKCQGSPPAFSSSHLNQPPCYEDAIKQQLTRSQQMDELLDVLIESGERPANGAAQRESSSLTNHLTVSSGCPGLLVPRFQRHYEQLSPPQLAYDQSANHGAESHLENLLSSAPIGRNVEDAVQEIERNREEESYSSSHVQPTRLPQPPHQDKLLTHRDLIDTPLSPLSGKAPFALPEVQGMVSMAFSDAAWETMEWLDLTPPTSAPGFSVALPTVPSIFNTEFLDVTDMNLNSTMDLHLDHW from the exons tCCTACAGTTCAGACTACAGCAGAGGAGGACGCGAGAGCAGCTGGTAAACCACAGCATCATGCCTC TAAACCATGGAAAGTTCCAGAAGCAGGAGGACTCGTATGCCTTTGAGGAAGACAGCAGCAGTGAGAGTTTGTctccagagcagcagctcagtgaCGAGGCTGGACCTTCATCAGAGGCTTTGGCCTCGTCTTCCTCTTCACCTGCTCTCACCAGCCCCCCACAG GGAGGTGtgagcagagagcttcctgatCACAGCTCAGAGGACGGTTTGACCTCTAACAGCCGTGCCTCTCATCCAATAGCAGTGCCTGCCATCATCAAA TCCAAGAGTTCTGAGAAGAACAGACACAAGAAAGCCAAAGATGTGAAGCCCAAAGTGAAGAAGCTGAAGTACCACCAGTACATTCCTCCAGATCAGAAGGCAGAGAAGTCtcctccacccatggactcagCGTACGCCCGTCtgctccagcagcagcagctcttccTGCAGCTGCAGATCCTCAGCCAGCAGAAACACACCCAGCACACGCAGAGTTCAGCTCAGCCTGCGTTCAGCtaccatcctcatcctcatcctcagccATCAGCTCAGCACAA aggaGCTGCTGAGACGTTATCAGCCTGTTCCTCCAGTTGTCCATCCAGTAACTCATCGTCTCCCGTCAAAAACTCTTTTTCGAACCAAAGCAACATATCTCCAGTCAAACCTGGGCCCCTGCCTGCTAACCTAGATGATCTGAAG GTCTCTGAGCTCAGGCAACATCTCCGTATCCGTGGAATGCCAGTGTCTGGGACTAAAACTGCTCTAATTGAGAGACTACGTCCATTCAAGGACACCAACGCTGGCTCCTCCCCTTCCAGCTGCTCTGACATCACTACTGTGACCTTCCCCGTCACCCCCACTGGGTCCCTGTCCTGCTACCAGTCTCCATCCTCCTCCAGTGCCCTGTCCCATGGGGGGTACTACCCCTACCCCAGCACCTCCTCCACTCCACCCATCTCTCCAGCCTCCTCTGAGCTGTCCCTCAGTGGCTCACTCCCAGACAGCTTCAGTGACGTCAACATGTCCTCACCAACGCAGTTCACTCTCCAACCCTCCCCCTCCCCCGCCCAGCTCTGCCTCAACGGGGATGGACCAGACGCTGAGAAGGACAAGATGCTGGTGGAGAAACAGAAGGTGATTGAGGAGCTGACATGGAAGCTTCACCAGGAACAGAGACAG GTTGAAGAGCTGAGGATGCAGCTTCATAAACGGAAACGCTGTTACGGAGCGTCTCAGGACCCTGGCCCCGCCCTGTCCCACCCCTCAGTGGACCCTGGCCCCTCCCTGTCCCACCCCTCAGTGCTCCATCAGCAGACATCTTCAGCCATGATGGGACAGCGTTTCTTTGGGGTAACCATCAAACAGGAGCCGCTATCGTTCCCCCCTAACTGCCCCCTGTCCTCACCCAAGCAGCTGAAAAGCCCCCCTGACAGCTGCATGGAGGATATGGGACATTGCACTATGGGGGGTCCCAGTGGAGCCCACAGTATGGAAACCGGGTCAGTGTCTGGGAGCCCCCCCACCATGTCTGCCTTCCTCAGCCCACAGTGTTCCCCACAGGACTCACCCAGAGGAAAACCCTCATGTAGCCCCCAGCCCACCTCTCCTAACAGCCCCTACCTGCTCCCCCTACCCCTGGGCAGAGACGGATGCAGTCACCCCAACAACCAGGGGAACAACCgtgcacacagcagcagcagcggcatGCAA CAGGTGCAGCACAAAGGTCCACATGGTTCCTGTTCCTACGACCAACGGAGCCTTCAGGGCGTGTTCTCCAGCTCTGACTCTAAACCTGAGAACCACAACATCCATCCAAAG ATGTCAGTAGTACAAGTGTCTGCGCCACATGTTGACCAAAAGTGCCAGGGCTCTCCCCCTGCCTTCAGTAGCTCACATTTAAACCAGCCCCCATGCTATGAGGATGCAATCAAGCAG CAGCTGACACGCAGTCAACAGATGGATGAACTCTTGGACGTGCTCATAGAAAGTGGAG AGCGACCAGCTAACGGCGCAGCGCAGAGGGAAAGCTCCTCCCTAACCAATCATCTTACTGTGTCCTCAGGGTGTCCAGGCCTCCTCGTCCCACGGTTTCAGCGCCACTACGAGCAGCTCAGCCCCCCCCAGCTGGCCTACGACCAGTCAGCCAATCACGGCGCTGAAAGCCATTTGGAGAACCTGCTCAGCAGCGCCCCCATTGGTCGGAACGTTGAGGATGCTgtgcaggaaatagaaaggaaCAGAGAGGAGGAGAGCTACAGCAGCAGCCACGTCCAACCCACCCGCCTCcctcagcccccccaccaggACAAGCTGCTGACCCACAGGGACCTGATAGACACGCCCCTCTCACCGCTCAGTGGGAAGGCTCCGTTTGCTCTGCCGGAGGTTCAGGGCATGGTTAGCATGGCCTTCAGTGACGCAGCCTGGGAGACCATGGAGTGGTTGGACCTGACTCCGCCCACTTCTGCCCCGGGCTTCAGCGTGGCCCTGCCCACTGTGCCCAGCATCTTTAACACTGAGTTTTTGGATGTGACGGACATGAACCTGAACTCTACCATGGACCTGCATCTGGACCACTGGTAA